GGGAGGGGCGTGGCGGCTTCCATGGCGGAGAGGTCGCACAGTAGAGCCCCGACCTGACGGAACGGGGCGCGGCTCAGCGCGCCGCCCGTGCCTCCCACCACCGCGCCAGGTCGGCGCGCTGGTGGCGCAGGGGCTCGGCGGTGGGCTTGCGCCGGCGAATGCGCGCCAGCGCATCGTCGATCCCGATGCCGTCGCGCACCGCGACCACTCCGGCGGCCACGGCGGCCGAGCGCTGCCAGCCCGCGCGGCAGTGCAGGTACACCCGCTCCCCGTCGTCCAGCCAGGCCACCACCACGCCCACCGCCCGCTCGATCTGGCCGGGCAGCAGCGACCCGTAGTCCTCGATCGCCAGGCGCTCCTCCTCGATGCCGGCAGCGTCCAGGGCGGCGGCGCAGGCCTCGCGCCCGCTCTCCTCCTCGTACTCGAGGTCGCGCACCAGGTTGAAGACCCGGGTGATGCCCTCGTCGCGCAGCGCCGCGACGTCGCGCGCGTCCTGGGGGTATGCGCCCACGACCAGGCCGTCGGCCACCTCGGCGAATCCGTAGTGCTCGAACCACTGGGACACCTTGCCAGTGTGCCACGGACCGTACGCTCGCCAGGCCATGGAACAGCTCGAGCGTGCACTGACCGAAGCGG
This is a stretch of genomic DNA from Actinomycetota bacterium. It encodes these proteins:
- a CDS encoding dual specificity protein phosphatase family protein, with the translated sequence MAWRAYGPWHTGKVSQWFEHYGFAEVADGLVVGAYPQDARDVAALRDEGITRVFNLVRDLEYEEESGREACAAALDAAGIEEERLAIEDYGSLLPGQIERAVGVVVAWLDDGERVYLHCRAGWQRSAAVAAGVVAVRDGIGIDDALARIRRRKPTAEPLRHQRADLARWWEARAAR